The DNA segment GACCGAGGAAGCGCTCTTCGGCATCGACCCGGATCACGCGCACGCCCATGTGCCGGGCGAAGGTGCTCATCACCTGATCGCCCTCGCCGAGCCGCAACAGGCCATTGTCGACGAAGACGCAAGTGAGCTGGTCGCCGATGGCCCGATGCAGCAGCGCGGCGACCACGCTGGAATCGACCCCGCCCGAGAGTCCGAGCAACACCTTGTCGCCGCCGACCTGAGCGCGGAGGCGCGCCAGGCTGTCCTCGATGATGTTGTCCGGCGTCCAGAGCCGCCCGCAGCCGCAGATATCGTGGACGAAGCGTTCAAGAATGCGCTGCCCCTGACGGGTGTGGGTGACTTCGGGGTGGAACTGCACGCCATAGAAACGGCGCGACTCATCGGCGATGCCGGCCAGCGGCGCGCTATCGGTCTCGGCGATGACGCTGAACCCCGGCGGCAGCACGTCGACCCGGTCGCCGTGGCTCATCCAGACGTCGAGCAGCCCGTGCCCCTCGGGGCTGGTGTGGTCCTCGATATGGCGCAGCAGCCGCGAATGACCGCGCACCCGCACCTGGGCATAGCCGTATTCGCGATGGGTCGAGGGCACCACGGCGCCGCCGAGCTGGGCGGCCATGGTTTGCAGCCCGTAGCAGATCCCGAGCACGGGCACGCCCAGCTCGAAGACGATGGGATCGGCGCGCGGCGTCTCGGCCTCGTGGACCGACTGCGGACCGCCGGAGAGGATGACGCCCTTGGGTGCGAATTCGCGGATGGACTGGGCATCCATGTCCCAGGCGTGGAGTTCGCAATAGACCCCCGCCTCACGCACGCGCCGGGCGATGAGTTGGGTGTACTGAGATCCGAAGTCGAGGATCAGGATACGGTCGGCGTGGATATTGGCCATGATCAGCTGTCGATCCGGTAGTTGGGCGCTTCCTTGGTGATCTGCACGTCATGCACATGGGATTCGCGCATCCCGGCGGCACTCACGCGCACGAACTGCGGCTTGGTGCGCATCTCGTCGATGGTGGCGCAGCCGGTATAGCCCATGCTGGAACCCAGTCCGCCGACGAGCTGATGGATGACGTTGAGCAGGCTGCCCTTGTAGGGGACGCGGCCCTCGATACCTTCAGGGACCAGCTTCTCCTTTTCGGTATTCTCCTGGAAGTAGCGGTCGCTGGAGCCTTCGGACGAGCCCATGGCCCCGAGCGAGCCCATGCCGCGATAGGACTTGTAGGAACGGCCCTGATAGATCTCGACCTCGCCCGGCGCTTCATCCGTACCGGCGAAGAGTCCGCCGATCATGACGCTGTACGCGCCGGCGGCGATGGCCTTGGCGATGTCGCCCGAGTAGCGCAGACCGCCGTCGGCGATCAGCGGAATGCCGGTGCCCTTGAGCGCCTCGGTGACATTGGCCACCGCCGTGATCTGCGGCACGCCGACACCGGCGACGATGCGCGTGGTGCAGATCGAGTTATGCACGATCGCGTTATCGGCGATGAAGCTATGCGTCGGACAGTCGACTTCGATGTCATAGACCGGGAGCGCCAAACGCAGCGGCTGACGGTCGAGAATTTTGAGTACCTGATGTTCTTCAGTCAGACGCTTGGTATACGAGACATTGAGACGCGCACGGTAAGAGTCGCGGCAGTCGGCATCTGAGACACCCACGAGACCGCCCGCCGACCCCGGCTCGACATGACAGTTCGGCAGACTACCTTTGACCAGTAGCGAAAGGATATTGAAGAGCTCGACCAGCGCTTGTGAGGTGTTGGTAAAGCCAATCCGACCATCAGCGGCCGTATAACCGTCGCTATCGACTAATCCATCGAAGAGTCCATGTAGATACTCAGGATTGGCGCATAACCATTCGGACGGCAGATGTTTTTCATGCCGCTTGCCGCAGCGGGCTAACAATCGTGCCCATTGCAGCGAGTAGAAATAAACATTGATGATGCCCGGTCCTTCTGACTGTACCGGTTCGACACCGGTGACTTCCTGAACACAGTGACTCAACTTGTCGGCGATGGACTGCTCGCGTTCGCTGAAATACCATGAGACCCGACCAACTTCAGAGTTTTTCGAGGCGGCGATGAAGGCATGACCATCACCTAGGAAGGTACCGAACAGATAGCCGAGCTCATAGGAATCGCGGATCTCACAGTGATAGCGCGCAAGCTGTAGATCCTTGCGAATGGCGCAATCGGCAAGATTGATTTCGATGTGATTCGGTAGTTCAAAATCGATCCGGCGCGGGAACAGACAGACACCGCGTTCGACTTCAGCAATCGGTGTCCAATCGATTTTTGATTCACCTAGACGAGTTGGGCGCTCCAACACCTCGACGTACCCTTTGGAGGCAACCGTCTCGGCACTGACCGTACTCAGATCGCCAATCAGATAGCGATGGTCGGGCGTGGCCAACGTACCCAGAAAAGACGCTGCATGACGGATTTGCATGACCTCGCGCACGCCGGTGCACCAAGCATTGACGACCGTAACCGGCTTGCCGTCACGATTGATGACACGATCACCAGGATGCACCTGCTCAATATTTTTATAGGTCGCGTTGGCCATCAAGACGCGCGTACCAGCCGCAAAACAGCCTGGACCGATGCCGACCTTCACCGCGTCCGCTCCGGCCTCGGCCAGCGCGCGCGCAGCGTCCGCCGTAGCGATGTTGCCGCCGATGACCTGGAGATCCGGATAGTGCGTCTTGACCCAGCGCACCCGATTGAGCACGCCTTGCGAATGACCGTGCGCGGTGTCGACCACCACCACGTCGACGCCCGCCTCGACCAGCGCGGCGATGCGTTCCTCGGTGCCCTTGCCGACGCTCACCGCCGCGCCGCAGCGCAGACGCTCGTGATCGTCGCGCGAGGCTTTGGGGAAGTCCTTGGCCTTCTGGATATCCTTGACCGTGATCAGTCCGCGCAGCTCGAAGCGGTCGTTGACCACCAACACCTTTTCGATGCGATGCTTGTGCAGCAGACCGAGCACTTCCTCGCGACTCGCCCCCTCCTGGACTGTCACCAGACGCTCTTTCGGCGTCATGATGGCCGAGACGGGTTCGCCCATGCGGGTCTCGAACCGCAGATCGCGCCCGGTGACGATGCCGACCAGCTCGCCCTTGTCGGTGACGGGCACGCCGGAGATGTTGTTGGCATGGGTCAGGGCCAGCACCTCGCCGATGCTCATGTGCGGTGAGACGGTGATCGGATTGCGGATGATGCCGCTCTCGTACTTCTTGACCGCCAGCACTTCGCGTGCCTGACGCTCGGCACTCATATTCTTGTGTATGATACCGATGCCGCCTTCGAGCGCCATGGCGATCGCCAGACGCGATTCAGTGACCGTGTCCATGGCCGCCGAGACCAGCGGGATGCGCAGATCGATCGCGCGGGTGAGTTTGGTGCTGAAGTCGACCTCGTTCGGCAGCACGGTGGAATGGGCTGGAACGAGCAGGACGTCGTCGAAGGTGAGTGCTTCCTGGATCAGGCGCATGGCTGGAGGCTCCGCGGATCGCGTCGAGAGACTGAGGGACCGGAGCAAACGCGCAGAAAGCCCCGGCGGCTTGGCGCCGCCCGGTCGGAGCCGGCTCCCCGCCCCAACCGGCGGTGCTCTGGATAAACGGAGAAGTATAAAATAACCGACGCAAAGAGTAAAGATGGACTTCTCACGTGACATCCACAGCATCTCGCGCCTGGTCAGCGAGGCGCGCGCCGTGCTCGAGACCGGCTTTCCGGTACTTTGGGTGCGCGGCGAGATCTCGAATCTGGCCCAGCCCAGCTCGGGGCATCTCTATTTCAGCCTCAAGGATGCCGGGGCGCAGGTGCGGTGTGCACTGTGGCGTTCCAAGCGTCAACGGCTGATCTTCGCTCCGGTCAACGGACAGCAGGTGCTGGCACGCGCGCAGGTTTCACTCTATGAACCCAGGGGCGAGTTTCAGCTTCTCATCGAGCATCTGGAGCCGGATGGCGAGGGCGCGCTACGGCTGGCCTTCGAGCAGCTCAAGCAGCGGCTCGCCGCCGAGGGGTTGTTCGAGGCGGCGCTCAAGCGTCCGCTGCCGCCCTTTCCGCGTCAGGTCGGGCTCATCACCTCGCCGAGCGGCGCGGCGGTGCGCGATCTGATCACGGTGCTCGGTCGGCGCTTTCCGGCGCTGCCGGTGCTGATCTATCCGGCGCTGGTGCAGGGCGAATCGGCGCCCGAGTCACTGATCGCCGCACTCGAACTGGCCAACGCGCGCGCCGAGTGTGATGTGCTGATCCTGGCGCGCGGCGGCGGTTCGCTGGAGGATCTCAACGCCTTCAACGACGAACGGCTGGCGCGGTCCATACGGGCGTCCGGGATTCCGGTGGTCAGTGGCATCGGGCACGAGATCGACTTCACCATCGCCGACCTGGTCGCCGACCAGCGCGCGGCCACGCCCTCGGCGGCGGCCGAGCTGGTGGCGCCATCGGGCGCGCATCTGCGCGAGCGCGTCGCTACGCTTTCCAACCGCCTGATCGCGGCCCAACAGCGGCGGCTCGACACGGCTCGCCGGCGTCTGAGTGCGAGCCGGCGCCATCTGAATCTGCTGCACCCGGCCGCGCGGCTCCAG comes from the Allochromatium tepidum genome and includes:
- the xseA gene encoding exodeoxyribonuclease VII large subunit yields the protein MDFSRDIHSISRLVSEARAVLETGFPVLWVRGEISNLAQPSSGHLYFSLKDAGAQVRCALWRSKRQRLIFAPVNGQQVLARAQVSLYEPRGEFQLLIEHLEPDGEGALRLAFEQLKQRLAAEGLFEAALKRPLPPFPRQVGLITSPSGAAVRDLITVLGRRFPALPVLIYPALVQGESAPESLIAALELANARAECDVLILARGGGSLEDLNAFNDERLARSIRASGIPVVSGIGHEIDFTIADLVADQRAATPSAAAELVAPSGAHLRERVATLSNRLIAAQQRRLDTARRRLSASRRHLNLLHPAARLQQQAQRLDRAEWRLRTLIVNRIGEARRRLQPVVERLERQAPAHRIERARLKLEALERRLHRAQSELLIHRRERLLRAVAGLEARSPLGTLSRGYAILTRLPEGEIVRDPAQVAPGDRLQIRVAGGLIEAQAR
- the guaA gene encoding glutamine-hydrolyzing GMP synthase, giving the protein MANIHADRILILDFGSQYTQLIARRVREAGVYCELHAWDMDAQSIREFAPKGVILSGGPQSVHEAETPRADPIVFELGVPVLGICYGLQTMAAQLGGAVVPSTHREYGYAQVRVRGHSRLLRHIEDHTSPEGHGLLDVWMSHGDRVDVLPPGFSVIAETDSAPLAGIADESRRFYGVQFHPEVTHTRQGQRILERFVHDICGCGRLWTPDNIIEDSLARLRAQVGGDKVLLGLSGGVDSSVVAALLHRAIGDQLTCVFVDNGLLRLGEGDQVMSTFARHMGVRVIRVDAEERFLGRLKGVSDPERKRKIIGNTFIEVFDDEASKLQDVKWLAQGTIYPDVIESAGSKTGKARVIKSHHNVGGLPEEMNLKLVEPLRELFKDEVRKIGVELGLPYEMVYRHPFPGPGLGVRILGEVHKDYADTLRQADHIFIEELRRADLYDQVSQAFAVFLPVRSVGVVGDNRLYAPVIALRAVETIDFMTARWAHLPYDFLDLVCRRIANEVPNVSRVVYDITGKPPGTIEWE